One window of the Deinococcus depolymerans genome contains the following:
- a CDS encoding lactate/malate family dehydrogenase, which produces MKVGVVGAGLVGATAAYALTLRGSCSEIILTDQNGARARAEAQDIAHAAPVSHGARVGSGPLTDLRGSAVVIVAAGANQKPGESRLDLLQKNAAIFRELIPQVVAAAPGATLLIATNPVDVLTDLTARLAPGASVMGSGTVLDSARFRHLIAGHAGVDGTHVHGHVLGEHGDSEVLAWSTASVAGLPVADFMAARGREWTPEIRAQIDADTRGAAAQIIAGKHATYYGIGAALARITERVLGDRRGILTVSAPTPEFGVSLSLPRVVGRGGVLDTIPPALTGPERQQLERSAAVLRDALAALD; this is translated from the coding sequence GTGAAAGTCGGGGTGGTCGGGGCCGGACTGGTCGGCGCGACCGCCGCGTACGCCCTGACGCTGCGCGGCTCGTGCAGCGAGATCATCCTCACCGACCAGAACGGCGCGCGCGCCCGGGCCGAGGCGCAGGACATCGCGCACGCCGCGCCGGTCAGTCACGGCGCGCGGGTGGGCAGCGGCCCCCTGACGGACCTGCGGGGCAGCGCCGTGGTGATCGTCGCGGCCGGCGCGAACCAGAAGCCCGGCGAGTCCCGCCTGGACCTGCTGCAGAAGAACGCCGCCATCTTCCGTGAGCTGATCCCGCAGGTGGTCGCCGCCGCGCCCGGCGCGACGCTGCTGATCGCCACGAACCCGGTGGACGTCCTGACGGACCTGACCGCCAGGCTGGCACCCGGCGCGTCCGTGATGGGGTCCGGGACGGTCCTCGACAGCGCCCGCTTCCGGCACCTGATCGCCGGGCACGCCGGGGTGGACGGCACGCACGTGCACGGCCACGTGCTGGGCGAGCACGGCGACAGCGAGGTCCTGGCCTGGAGTACCGCCAGCGTGGCGGGCCTGCCGGTCGCGGACTTCATGGCGGCGCGCGGCCGCGAGTGGACGCCGGAGATCCGCGCGCAGATCGACGCGGACACGCGCGGCGCGGCGGCGCAGATCATCGCCGGGAAGCACGCCACCTATTACGGCATCGGCGCGGCCCTGGCCCGCATCACCGAGCGGGTGCTGGGTGACCGGCGCGGCATCCTGACCGTCAGCGCCCCCACCCCGGAATTCGGCGTGAGCCTGAGCCTGCCGCGCGTGGTGGGCCGGGGCGGCGTGCTGGACACCATCCCGCCGGCGCTGACCGGACCGGAACGCCAGCAACTGGAACGCAGCGCCGCCGTGCTCAGGGACGCGCTGGCAGCCCTGGACTGA
- a CDS encoding universal stress protein, with the protein MTQHQAAATSSFQRVLVGVDFSDSSAHALEVARTRFAGATLRLVHVTDARVTAAPDLMGGVSAAMPDPALLHTLEDADAARMAQLARADEETELMVGDPVTGVLDAADRWNADLIVVGTHAQGAIEHFFLGSTAEKIVARSRIPVLTVRREVRG; encoded by the coding sequence ATGACCCAGCACCAAGCGGCAGCGACCAGCAGCTTTCAGCGCGTCCTGGTGGGCGTGGATTTCTCGGACTCGTCCGCGCACGCCCTGGAGGTCGCCCGCACCCGCTTTGCCGGCGCGACCCTGCGGCTGGTCCACGTGACCGACGCCCGCGTGACCGCCGCGCCGGACCTGATGGGCGGCGTGAGCGCCGCCATGCCCGACCCGGCCCTGCTGCACACCCTGGAGGACGCCGACGCCGCCCGCATGGCGCAGCTGGCCCGCGCGGACGAGGAGACCGAACTGATGGTCGGGGATCCCGTGACCGGCGTGCTGGACGCCGCCGACCGCTGGAACGCGGACCTGATCGTGGTGGGCACGCACGCGCAGGGCGCCATCGAGCATTTCTTCCTGGGCAGCACCGCCGAGAAGATCGTGGCCCGCAGCCGCATCCCGGTCCTGACCGTGCGCCGCGAGGTGCGCGGGTGA